The Betta splendens chromosome 7, fBetSpl5.4, whole genome shotgun sequence genome includes a window with the following:
- the samd10a gene encoding sterile alpha motif domain-containing protein 10a: protein MAVDAASSFSFCRPAVEYRALPEDFKHQLSRRTGGNLTWHDGRGQKTAGGRTVKLLQQPGTESLQHHHSDNYGIYHTSPTQPSLIRPVVLWSQQDVCKWLKKHCPHNYLAYVEAFSHHAITGRALLRLNGEKLERMGLVQETLRQELLQQVLQLQLQEEGRNLQLLSRGSFGNIS from the exons CTGcgtccagcttcagcttctgcagGCCGGCCGTGGAGTACCGGGCTCTGCCGGAGGACTTCAAGCACCAGCTGAGCCGGCGGACGGGTGGGAACCTCACCTGGCACGACGGGCGCGGCCAGAAGACGGCCGGAGGCAGGacggtgaagctgctgcagcagccgggCACAGAGTCCCTGCAG CACCATCACAGTGACAATTATGGGATATATCACACCAGTCCAACGCAGCCAAGCCTGATCCGGCCTGTCGTGCTctggtcacagcaagatgtgtGTAAATGGCTGAAGAAGCACTGTCCACACAACTATCTGGCCTACGTGGAGGCGTTCTCCCACCACGCCATCACAG GCCGCGCGCTGCTGCGTCTCAACggggagaagctggagaggaTGGGACTGGTGCAAGAGACGCTGCgacaggagctgctgcaacaagtgctgcagcttcagctgcaggaggaaggacgcaacctgcagctgctcagcagag GTTCCTTTGGAAATATATCATAG